One stretch of Solibacillus isronensis DNA includes these proteins:
- a CDS encoding YycH family regulatory protein: MKYIEQIKSLLLAFLVLLSIVFTLLIWTYKPEYETVKETQIEEVLVGKPKELQEVIKPYRLLYRQNEQFYGTVSSTPLQNLYSHLRSWQVYEMGLINSELSDSKMNEMLSMDNRITMFFNEEIPLRVFSNLMSFNDNEIPDTTFTRLIVDWSNVESSNQLQLLFLNTEKRSLYRAYASVPDKDYFMEKIIEPANNYSPYVEVERDPLRSLYVPKDPIQSTRLRYLAEDIEPDLFKKILFTDLKIVQRNIESPQSERFTDGTSLMTVDSQNRVINYVYPTAESTAPIPAARLFIDSFNFINDHGGFTMDYRLSSMNIERHITEYQLFIEGLPVYSDVMTRLGTTWGENRIFRYRRPYYSMGTIFQRVQRELESGEQIVESLRTENNKLFREADEIVVGYELTLEESEQDTDLVLVLEPKWFAVTNNTWKRLSPMEIGGDEFGLE; this comes from the coding sequence ATGAAATATATTGAACAGATAAAATCACTTTTATTAGCATTCCTTGTTTTACTCAGCATCGTCTTCACACTTCTTATTTGGACTTACAAACCTGAATATGAAACGGTAAAGGAGACCCAGATTGAGGAAGTACTTGTCGGCAAACCGAAGGAATTACAGGAAGTAATAAAACCGTACCGATTGTTGTATCGCCAAAATGAGCAATTTTATGGGACAGTCTCTTCAACACCATTACAAAATTTATACAGCCACTTACGGTCATGGCAAGTTTACGAGATGGGTTTAATTAACAGTGAACTATCAGATAGTAAAATGAACGAAATGCTAAGTATGGATAATCGTATAACAATGTTTTTTAATGAAGAAATTCCTTTGCGCGTTTTCTCTAATCTTATGTCATTTAATGATAATGAAATACCAGATACAACTTTTACACGTCTTATTGTAGACTGGTCAAATGTAGAGAGTAGCAATCAGCTGCAGTTGCTTTTCCTAAACACCGAAAAGCGATCATTATATAGAGCATATGCGAGCGTACCGGATAAAGATTATTTCATGGAGAAGATAATTGAACCGGCAAATAATTATAGCCCATATGTTGAAGTTGAACGGGATCCTTTACGTTCATTATATGTACCGAAAGATCCTATTCAATCAACAAGGTTAAGATATTTAGCTGAAGATATTGAGCCTGATTTATTTAAAAAAATCCTGTTTACCGATTTAAAAATTGTACAACGGAATATTGAAAGTCCTCAATCAGAAAGGTTTACTGATGGGACATCGTTAATGACAGTAGACAGCCAAAATCGGGTTATAAATTATGTATATCCGACTGCAGAAAGTACTGCACCGATTCCTGCCGCAAGATTATTTATAGATAGCTTTAATTTTATAAATGACCATGGTGGGTTTACAATGGATTACCGCTTGTCTTCAATGAATATTGAAAGGCATATTACAGAGTATCAGCTGTTTATAGAGGGGCTTCCTGTATACAGTGATGTTATGACTCGTCTCGGAACTACTTGGGGTGAAAACCGTATTTTCCGTTACCGACGCCCTTATTATTCGATGGGTACTATATTTCAAAGGGTACAGAGAGAACTGGAATCAGGCGAACAAATAGTTGAGTCTCTTCGTACGGAAAACAATAAATTATTTAGAGAAGCAGATGAAATTGTTGTTGGGTACGAATTAACGCTTGAAGAATCAGAGCAGGATACGGATTTAGTCCTCGTATTGGAGCCAAAATGGTTTGCCGTAACCAACAACACATGGAAACGCCTTTCACCCATGGAAATAGGGGGTGATGAATTTGGATTGGAGTAG
- the walK gene encoding cell wall metabolism sensor histidine kinase WalK, with amino-acid sequence MQKVSFFKSIHVKLVLIYVLLIIIALQIIGIYFSKQLETNLKTNFQDSIRQRIELVHYSVREEMLKDRDENTPPTIEYSLKTILEGFSTEDINKINVVDRNDRILATSDDDQTVVGQRINEEIIQQAASSETLLDKISLDRDTGQRIWILAVPIMDNAGPKEELKGVIYVQSNIEKVYEQLNEINRIFAAGIAVSLAITIILGILVARTITRPISDMRKQAQAMSKGNYARKVRVYGTDEIGQLAIAFNHLTNRLQEAQSTTEAERRKLASVLSNMTDGVIATDRKGKIILINDPALELLHDSRETTLNRPIASVLRLDQEYSFEDLIHMKDPVNLDFSMNDAPYVLRANFSVIQKETGFVNGLITVLHDITEQEKIDMERREFVANVSHELRTPLTTMRSYLEALAEGAWKDENIAPAFLNVTQTETERMIRLVNDLLQLSKMDSQEYELNLEFVEFNKFFTQIIDRFEMSKSQNVEFIRLLPEKSYFVDIDTDKLTQVIDNIISNALKYSPDGGNIRFGFTVHDNMIRVMISDDGMGIPKENVTRIFDRFYRVDRARARSMGGTGLGLAIAREMIEAHGGKIWAESEEGQGTTIFFTLPYELDEAGDWE; translated from the coding sequence ATGCAAAAAGTGAGCTTTTTTAAGTCCATCCATGTAAAGCTTGTATTGATTTATGTCCTATTAATTATTATTGCTCTTCAAATTATAGGCATTTATTTCTCAAAGCAGTTGGAGACGAATTTAAAAACGAATTTCCAAGATTCGATTCGCCAAAGAATAGAGCTTGTGCATTATAGTGTACGTGAAGAAATGTTAAAAGACCGGGATGAAAATACTCCCCCAACTATAGAATATAGTTTAAAAACAATTTTAGAAGGATTTTCTACAGAAGATATTAACAAGATTAATGTAGTGGATCGTAACGATCGTATATTGGCTACCTCCGATGATGATCAGACAGTTGTAGGTCAGCGTATAAATGAAGAAATTATACAACAGGCCGCGTCTTCGGAAACACTGTTGGATAAGATTTCATTGGATCGGGATACAGGGCAGCGCATTTGGATACTAGCAGTCCCTATTATGGATAACGCAGGTCCTAAAGAGGAATTGAAGGGTGTTATTTATGTTCAATCGAATATTGAAAAGGTTTACGAGCAACTAAATGAAATTAACCGTATTTTTGCGGCAGGTATCGCAGTATCACTTGCCATTACAATCATATTAGGAATTTTAGTTGCGCGGACTATAACTCGCCCTATTTCCGATATGCGAAAACAGGCGCAGGCAATGTCAAAAGGGAATTATGCAAGGAAAGTTCGTGTATACGGAACAGATGAAATCGGTCAGTTAGCCATTGCTTTCAACCATCTGACCAATCGTCTGCAGGAAGCACAATCCACGACAGAAGCAGAACGGCGGAAACTGGCAAGCGTACTTAGTAATATGACAGATGGTGTAATTGCAACAGACCGTAAAGGGAAAATTATATTGATTAACGACCCCGCATTGGAATTGCTTCATGATTCACGTGAAACAACTTTAAATCGTCCAATTGCGTCTGTTTTGCGTTTAGACCAGGAATATAGTTTTGAAGACTTGATTCATATGAAAGATCCTGTGAATCTTGATTTTAGTATGAATGATGCTCCATATGTATTACGAGCAAACTTTTCCGTAATTCAAAAGGAAACAGGTTTTGTAAATGGTCTGATTACGGTATTGCATGATATTACTGAACAGGAAAAAATTGATATGGAACGTCGTGAATTTGTTGCGAATGTATCCCATGAATTGCGTACGCCGTTAACGACGATGCGCAGTTATTTAGAAGCACTTGCAGAAGGTGCATGGAAAGATGAAAATATAGCGCCGGCATTTTTAAATGTTACGCAAACAGAAACAGAGCGTATGATTCGCCTTGTAAATGATTTGCTGCAATTGTCAAAAATGGACAGCCAGGAATATGAACTGAACCTGGAGTTTGTGGAATTTAACAAGTTTTTCACGCAAATTATCGACCGTTTTGAAATGTCGAAGTCACAGAATGTAGAATTTATCCGATTGCTTCCGGAAAAAAGCTATTTTGTTGATATTGATACCGATAAACTTACACAAGTAATCGATAATATTATTTCAAATGCATTGAAATATTCTCCGGATGGCGGCAATATTCGTTTTGGCTTTACCGTTCATGATAATATGATTCGCGTTATGATTTCAGATGACGGTATGGGGATTCCGAAAGAAAATGTGACAAGAATTTTTGATCGTTTCTATCGCGTAGACCGAGCAAGAGCAAGATCCATGGGTGGAACAGGTTTAGGTCTTGCAATCGCTCGTGAAATGATTGAAGCACATGGCGGGAAAATTTGGGCGGAAAGTGAGGAAGGCCAAGGTACTACGATATTCTTCACACTGCCATATGAATTGGATGAAGCGGGGGATTGGGAATGA
- the yycF gene encoding response regulator YycF, with the protein MDKTILVVDDEKPIADILQFNLIKEGYRVICAYDGDEALQRVEEEQPDLMLLDIMLPKRDGMEVCREVRKKYDFPIIMLTAKGSEIDKVLGLEMGADDYVTKPFSTRELIARVKANMRRLNVPAQIEEAQAETNDIVVGSLTIQPDAYLVLKRDESIELTHREFELLHYLAKHIGQVMTREHLLQTVWGYDYFGDVRTVDVTIRRLREKIEDNPSHPLWIVTRRGVGYYLRNPEQE; encoded by the coding sequence ATGGATAAAACGATATTAGTTGTAGACGATGAGAAACCAATTGCAGACATTCTGCAGTTTAATTTAATAAAAGAAGGTTATCGCGTCATTTGTGCATACGATGGGGACGAAGCGCTTCAAAGAGTAGAAGAGGAACAGCCGGATTTAATGTTGCTGGATATTATGCTACCTAAACGTGACGGCATGGAAGTATGTCGTGAAGTGCGTAAAAAATATGATTTCCCGATTATTATGCTTACAGCAAAAGGTTCGGAAATCGATAAAGTGCTAGGACTGGAAATGGGCGCTGACGACTATGTAACAAAGCCGTTCAGTACACGTGAATTAATCGCCCGTGTAAAAGCGAATATGCGCCGATTAAATGTGCCTGCTCAAATAGAAGAAGCACAGGCTGAAACGAATGATATTGTAGTCGGTTCTTTAACGATTCAGCCAGATGCCTATTTAGTATTAAAGCGTGACGAGTCAATTGAATTAACACACCGCGAATTTGAACTACTGCATTATTTAGCAAAACATATTGGTCAAGTTATGACACGTGAGCATTTGCTGCAAACAGTATGGGGTTATGATTATTTCGGTGATGTACGAACAGTAGACGTAACAATCCGCCGTTTACGTGAAAAAATTGAAGATAATCCAAGTCATCCTTTATGGATTGTTACGAGACGAGGAGTCGGCTATTACTTACGAAACCCTGAACAGGAGTAA
- a CDS encoding M23 family metallopeptidase produces the protein MSSKGNKLDLKKSNLSLLNRHNRKLKMATLFALLASTMTFNIGFANETDKEKFAKVFHVYVADTYVGSVADEATVNEIVEQKEQEASEQYEDLTIDAGADISLIPEQVFTVEANEEQTLKNLQEAITVQAQAYSLKVGETVVASVKDKEEFEAVIDGLKLQFVTQNDLKELQNNATKDSVPELQKDETRLVDLTLSTPITGDEVLAEPANIVSAKQAVQLLQTGALEQEVYTVKAGDVLGSIAKAHDLTTAELLKINPTLKADTVLQIGEQVNVTVQKPFVTVKAVYEKKKVEEIDFAKIVKEDATMLKGKKVVKQEGEKGKKEVSYLITEENGVRTERIQSEANVVSEPENRIVVVGTKVIPSVGTGTFAWPAVGGYISSNMGERWGRYHYGIDIARPSNYTIKASDNGVVKTAGQHSTYGNYVVINHKNGFETLYAHLSRIDVKVGQVVEQGSALGQMGSTGRSTGTHLHFEVHKNGKEVNPLSYLD, from the coding sequence ATGAGTTCAAAAGGAAACAAGTTAGACTTAAAAAAATCTAATCTAAGTCTATTGAATCGTCATAATAGAAAACTTAAAATGGCTACATTATTTGCCTTACTTGCTTCTACAATGACATTCAATATAGGTTTCGCGAATGAAACAGATAAAGAAAAATTCGCTAAAGTTTTCCACGTTTATGTAGCTGATACATACGTAGGTTCTGTTGCAGATGAAGCAACAGTAAATGAGATTGTCGAGCAAAAAGAGCAAGAGGCAAGCGAACAATATGAAGACTTAACTATTGACGCAGGCGCTGATATCTCACTTATACCAGAGCAAGTATTTACAGTCGAAGCTAATGAAGAGCAGACATTAAAAAACCTTCAAGAGGCAATAACTGTTCAGGCACAAGCCTACTCACTAAAAGTAGGAGAAACAGTGGTTGCATCAGTGAAGGATAAAGAAGAGTTTGAAGCTGTAATTGACGGATTAAAGCTTCAATTTGTGACACAAAATGATTTAAAAGAATTGCAAAACAATGCAACTAAAGATTCTGTACCCGAATTACAAAAGGATGAAACACGCCTGGTGGATCTTACATTATCTACTCCGATTACAGGAGATGAAGTGTTAGCCGAGCCGGCAAATATTGTTTCTGCCAAACAAGCTGTACAACTTTTACAAACAGGTGCATTGGAGCAAGAAGTATATACTGTAAAAGCAGGAGATGTGTTAGGTTCAATTGCAAAAGCACATGATTTAACAACTGCTGAATTATTAAAAATCAACCCCACGCTTAAAGCAGACACTGTCCTTCAAATTGGCGAACAAGTCAATGTAACTGTACAAAAGCCATTTGTTACAGTAAAGGCAGTTTATGAAAAGAAAAAAGTAGAGGAAATCGACTTTGCGAAAATCGTCAAAGAAGATGCAACAATGCTTAAAGGTAAAAAAGTAGTTAAGCAGGAAGGCGAAAAGGGCAAGAAAGAAGTTTCGTACTTAATCACTGAAGAGAATGGTGTCCGTACTGAAAGAATACAATCAGAGGCAAATGTCGTATCTGAGCCTGAAAACCGTATTGTCGTTGTCGGAACGAAAGTGATCCCTTCTGTTGGAACAGGTACTTTTGCTTGGCCAGCAGTTGGTGGCTATATTTCAAGTAATATGGGAGAGCGTTGGGGACGTTACCACTATGGTATTGATATTGCCCGCCCATCAAACTATACGATAAAAGCGTCAGATAACGGTGTTGTCAAAACTGCAGGCCAGCATTCAACATATGGAAATTATGTAGTGATTAACCATAAAAACGGTTTTGAAACATTGTATGCCCATTTATCTCGTATTGATGTAAAAGTGGGACAAGTAGTAGAACAAGGTTCCGCTTTAGGACAAATGGGTTCAACAGGACGTTCAACAGGCACACACTTACATTTCGAAGTTCATAAAAACGGTAAAGAAGTAAATCCGTTATCATATTTAGATTAA
- a CDS encoding adenylosuccinate synthase, whose protein sequence is MTAVVVVGTQWGDEGKGKITDFLSKRADAIARYAGGDNAGHTIKIGEETYKLHLIPSGIFYPDKLSVIGNGVVLNPKSIVTELKGLQARGIDTSNLRISNRAHVILPYHIHQDIAEEEARGDEKIGTTAKGIGPCYQDKVARIGIRVADLLDKKTFEKKLRANLTLKNRLFTKFYEVEGLEFDDIFEEYYAYGQEIAQYVTDTSKVLNDVVDEGGKVLFEGAQGIMLDVDQGTYPYVTSSNPVAGGTAIGSGVGPTAVERVVGVCKAYTSRVGDGPFPSELHDEIGQQIREVGREYGTTTGRPRRVGWFDAVVVRHSRRVSGITDLALNSIDVLSGLETVKICTAYEYNGEQITEYPANLEIIEQCKPVYEELPGWSEDVTNVRTFDELPENAKNYVQRIVELTGISLMTFSVGPSREQTNIVNEIWK, encoded by the coding sequence ATGACAGCTGTAGTTGTAGTAGGTACGCAATGGGGAGATGAAGGAAAAGGTAAAATTACAGATTTCCTTTCAAAAAGAGCGGATGCAATCGCACGTTATGCTGGTGGAGATAACGCGGGTCACACAATTAAAATCGGTGAAGAGACATATAAATTGCATTTAATCCCTTCGGGAATTTTTTATCCGGATAAACTTTCGGTTATAGGAAATGGTGTTGTTCTTAATCCAAAGTCAATTGTAACGGAATTAAAAGGACTGCAAGCTAGAGGAATTGATACATCGAACTTAAGAATTTCCAATCGTGCACATGTTATTTTGCCATATCATATTCATCAGGATATTGCAGAAGAAGAGGCACGTGGTGATGAAAAAATAGGAACGACAGCAAAAGGAATTGGTCCTTGCTACCAAGATAAAGTTGCCCGAATCGGGATTCGTGTAGCAGATCTTTTAGATAAAAAAACATTTGAAAAAAAATTACGTGCAAATCTAACATTAAAAAATCGTTTATTTACGAAGTTTTATGAAGTAGAAGGCCTAGAGTTTGATGATATTTTCGAGGAATACTACGCATACGGTCAGGAAATTGCCCAATATGTAACGGATACATCGAAAGTGCTGAACGATGTTGTTGATGAAGGCGGTAAAGTGCTGTTTGAGGGAGCACAAGGGATTATGCTTGATGTCGATCAAGGAACTTATCCATATGTAACTTCTTCAAATCCTGTAGCAGGCGGTACAGCAATCGGATCAGGTGTTGGTCCAACTGCAGTAGAACGCGTTGTAGGTGTTTGTAAGGCATATACATCCCGTGTTGGGGATGGTCCATTTCCATCTGAACTTCATGATGAAATTGGCCAGCAAATTCGCGAAGTAGGCCGTGAATATGGTACAACAACAGGTCGTCCGCGTCGTGTTGGGTGGTTTGATGCGGTTGTAGTTCGTCACTCACGTCGAGTTTCAGGAATAACGGATTTAGCTTTAAATTCTATTGATGTATTATCAGGGCTTGAAACGGTTAAAATTTGTACAGCGTACGAATATAACGGAGAACAGATTACAGAATACCCGGCAAACTTGGAAATCATTGAACAGTGTAAACCTGTCTATGAAGAACTACCAGGTTGGTCAGAAGATGTGACGAACGTTCGCACATTTGATGAGCTGCCGGAGAATGCGAAAAATTATGTACAGCGCATTGTTGAGCTTACAGGTATTTCATTGATGACTTTCTCAGTTGGCCCTTCACGTGAGCAAACAAATATCGTAAATGAAATTTGGAAATAA
- the dnaB gene encoding replicative DNA helicase, with amino-acid sequence MNESMMDRVPPHNSEAEQSVIGAVFLEPQALITASEIVIADDFYHIAHQKIFQTMLNLSDQGKAIDLVTVTEELSAKKELEDIGGLSYITELASAVPTAANIAHYAKIVEEKAILRRLIRVASKIADDGYTREDEVEVLLAEAEKKMLEVSNRKNAGDFKHVKDVLVQTFDNIEQLQSRDGDVTGIPTGFRDLDKMTAGFQRNDLIIVAARPSVGKTAFALNVAQSVAVKARENVAIFSLEMGADQLVMRMLCAEGNIDAQRLRTGALETEDWSKLTMAMGSLSNSGIYIDDSPGVRMTDIRAKCRRLAKESGLGMILIDYLQLILGSGKPGENRQQEVSEISRSLKGLARELKVPVIALSQLSRGVEQRQDKRPMMSDLRESGSIEQDADIVAFLYRDDYYDKESESKDIIEIIIAKQRNGPTGTVSLAFRKEYNKFLNLEFTPPPREE; translated from the coding sequence ATGAACGAATCCATGATGGACCGTGTTCCTCCACATAATAGTGAAGCGGAACAATCGGTCATTGGAGCCGTTTTCCTTGAACCACAAGCTCTAATAACAGCATCTGAAATTGTTATAGCAGATGATTTTTATCATATTGCACATCAAAAGATTTTCCAAACGATGCTGAACTTGAGCGATCAGGGAAAAGCAATTGATCTTGTCACTGTAACGGAAGAATTATCAGCAAAAAAAGAGCTCGAGGATATCGGCGGATTAAGCTATATTACGGAATTGGCGAGTGCTGTTCCGACAGCTGCCAATATCGCACATTACGCAAAGATAGTAGAGGAAAAGGCGATTTTACGTCGCCTTATTCGCGTTGCATCTAAAATTGCGGATGACGGATATACGCGTGAAGATGAGGTAGAGGTTCTTTTAGCAGAAGCTGAAAAGAAAATGCTTGAAGTTTCGAACCGTAAAAATGCAGGCGACTTTAAGCACGTAAAAGATGTACTTGTTCAGACCTTTGATAATATTGAACAGCTCCAGTCACGTGACGGAGATGTGACGGGTATTCCTACCGGTTTCCGTGATTTGGACAAGATGACGGCCGGTTTCCAACGCAACGATTTAATTATTGTAGCAGCCCGTCCATCTGTTGGTAAAACAGCCTTTGCCCTAAATGTAGCCCAAAGTGTTGCTGTAAAGGCCCGTGAAAATGTAGCTATTTTCTCACTTGAGATGGGCGCGGACCAACTTGTCATGCGTATGTTATGTGCAGAGGGCAATATTGATGCACAACGCTTGCGTACAGGTGCTTTGGAGACAGAGGACTGGAGTAAGCTTACAATGGCTATGGGAAGTCTATCGAATTCCGGTATTTATATCGATGACTCTCCGGGTGTACGCATGACGGATATACGTGCGAAATGCCGTCGATTAGCAAAGGAAAGCGGTTTAGGGATGATTTTAATCGACTACTTGCAGCTTATTTTAGGTAGCGGTAAGCCAGGGGAAAACCGTCAGCAGGAAGTATCGGAAATTTCCCGTTCTTTAAAAGGTTTAGCACGTGAACTAAAAGTACCTGTAATAGCCTTATCACAGCTATCCCGTGGTGTAGAGCAGCGTCAGGATAAACGGCCGATGATGAGTGACTTGCGTGAATCAGGTTCGATTGAGCAGGATGCCGATATCGTAGCCTTCTTATACCGTGATGATTACTACGATAAAGAATCGGAAAGTAAAGATATTATCGAAATCATTATTGCAAAACAGCGTAACGGTCCAACAGGCACGGTAAGCTTGGCATTCCGTAAAGAGTACAATAAGTTCCTGAATTTAGAATTTACCCCTCCTCCACGAGAGGAATAA
- the rplI gene encoding 50S ribosomal protein L9: protein MKVVFLKDVKGKGKKGEIKEVAEGYARNFLIKNGYAKEANNQAISELQGQKRLEEKNAAAELQAAKDLKEQLEAITVEVKAKSGEGGRLFGSVSTKQIADALQKKHGFKVDKRKMDCNEGLRSLGYANVPVKLHQDVKATLKVHVIEE, encoded by the coding sequence ATGAAAGTAGTATTTTTAAAAGACGTAAAAGGTAAAGGCAAAAAAGGTGAAATTAAAGAAGTAGCAGAAGGTTATGCACGTAACTTTTTAATTAAAAACGGTTATGCGAAAGAAGCTAATAACCAGGCAATCAGCGAACTGCAAGGTCAAAAGCGTTTAGAAGAGAAAAATGCGGCGGCAGAGTTGCAGGCAGCGAAAGATTTAAAAGAACAATTAGAAGCAATTACAGTAGAAGTAAAAGCGAAATCAGGTGAAGGTGGTCGCCTATTTGGTTCAGTATCTACAAAGCAAATTGCAGATGCATTACAAAAGAAACATGGCTTTAAAGTAGATAAACGCAAAATGGATTGTAATGAAGGACTTCGTTCATTAGGTTATGCCAATGTACCAGTGAAGTTACATCAAGATGTAAAGGCTACTTTAAAGGTACATGTAATTGAAGAATAA
- a CDS encoding DHH family phosphoesterase codes for MGIFRKRPIRYPLLVLFLLGAVAAILIMMWNVWVGIAFIAIYSIAAYYTVKVELLTYVETEKHIQALSYRMEDVGKEAFLEMPFGILLMNDEMTVEWANPFMLRVLQQESLVGYELEMISEELPLLVKEDQKNETVIAINDRKYHIYYKEEEKLFYFFDITKQVQIEKQYMADRTVLAILFIDNYDELTSGMDDQARSVTNTMMTSIINEWAAHYDIFVKRIASDRYMAVLNESILSELEQKRFSILDVIRERTLMQKNLSLTLSIGIGAGSQSLVELGQLAQSGLDLVLGRGGDQVAIKQSNGKIRFYGGKTNPVEKRTRVRARVISHALSDLIQDSDRVFVMGHKNPDMDSIGASVGVRKMVAMNGIEGFVVVNFDEVRGSVDRLMTELEQKTDFYDRFITPDEALSKITPKSLVVIVDTHKPSMVIDSRILSRTDKVVVIDHHRRGEEFINNPTLVYMEPYASSTAELVTELLEYQPQNEKLLPLEATALLSGIIVDTKSFTLRTGARTFEAASYLRTFGADTVLIQRLLKEDVETYVARSKIIQTVEFPFAGIAVANGEDSKVYDSVLIAQTADILLTMKDVGASFVIAHRNDGLIGISARSLGEVNVQLVMEKLGGGGHLTNAATQMEAQSIDEVKKYLYEAINEVVEGSKES; via the coding sequence ATGGGGATTTTTCGTAAAAGACCAATTCGATATCCACTATTAGTATTGTTTTTACTTGGTGCAGTAGCAGCTATCCTTATTATGATGTGGAATGTATGGGTGGGAATAGCCTTTATAGCTATTTATTCAATAGCAGCTTACTACACGGTAAAAGTTGAATTATTAACATATGTAGAAACTGAAAAGCATATTCAAGCACTTTCCTACCGGATGGAGGATGTCGGAAAAGAGGCATTTTTGGAAATGCCATTCGGGATTCTGTTAATGAATGATGAAATGACGGTGGAATGGGCCAACCCGTTTATGCTTCGCGTCCTGCAGCAAGAATCGCTAGTCGGATATGAACTTGAAATGATTTCAGAAGAGCTGCCTCTACTTGTTAAAGAAGACCAAAAAAATGAAACGGTCATTGCTATCAATGATCGGAAATACCATATTTATTATAAAGAAGAAGAGAAACTTTTCTATTTCTTTGATATTACAAAGCAAGTACAGATTGAAAAGCAATATATGGCGGACCGTACAGTACTAGCCATTCTATTTATCGATAACTATGATGAGCTTACGTCTGGCATGGATGATCAGGCACGAAGCGTCACCAATACGATGATGACATCGATTATTAATGAATGGGCAGCACATTATGATATTTTTGTTAAAAGAATCGCATCGGATCGTTACATGGCTGTGTTAAATGAATCGATTCTATCGGAGCTCGAGCAGAAGCGTTTTTCAATTTTAGATGTAATTCGTGAACGAACTTTAATGCAAAAAAACTTATCATTAACATTAAGTATCGGTATTGGTGCAGGCTCTCAATCTCTTGTAGAGCTTGGACAATTAGCGCAGTCGGGGCTGGATCTAGTTCTAGGCCGTGGTGGTGACCAAGTTGCCATTAAGCAGTCCAATGGTAAAATTCGCTTTTATGGCGGTAAAACAAACCCTGTTGAAAAGCGCACACGAGTACGTGCCCGTGTAATCTCGCATGCACTAAGTGATTTAATTCAAGATAGTGACCGCGTTTTCGTAATGGGCCATAAAAATCCGGACATGGACTCAATAGGAGCATCTGTCGGTGTTCGTAAAATGGTTGCGATGAACGGAATTGAAGGGTTTGTCGTAGTCAATTTTGATGAAGTACGCGGAAGTGTAGACCGGTTAATGACCGAGTTGGAGCAAAAAACCGATTTTTACGATCGCTTTATTACACCGGATGAAGCTTTATCAAAAATTACTCCAAAATCACTTGTAGTTATTGTCGATACTCATAAGCCGAGTATGGTAATAGATAGTCGAATATTAAGCAGAACAGATAAGGTTGTTGTTATCGATCATCACCGTCGTGGAGAAGAATTTATCAATAACCCGACATTAGTATATATGGAGCCATATGCATCCTCTACAGCAGAACTCGTGACGGAGCTGCTGGAATACCAGCCTCAAAATGAAAAGTTATTGCCGCTTGAAGCGACAGCATTATTGTCTGGAATTATTGTGGATACAAAAAGCTTTACATTAAGAACAGGTGCGCGTACATTTGAAGCCGCTTCATATTTACGTACATTTGGTGCTGATACCGTGCTGATTCAACGTCTGTTAAAAGAAGATGTAGAAACATATGTAGCACGTTCAAAAATTATTCAAACTGTAGAATTCCCGTTTGCAGGAATTGCGGTTGCAAATGGTGAAGATTCAAAAGTATATGATTCAGTATTAATCGCACAAACTGCTGACATTTTACTAACAATGAAAGATGTCGGTGCCTCGTTTGTCATTGCCCATCGCAATGATGGATTAATCGGCATTAGTGCACGTTCATTAGGAGAAGTAAATGTCCAGCTTGTCATGGAGAAGCTTGGCGGTGGAGGCCATTTAACAAATGCCGCTACCCAAATGGAAGCTCAATCCATTGATGAGGTTAAAAAATATTTATATGAAGCAATTAATGAAGTAGTCGAAGGGAGTAAAGAATCATGA